One region of Camelina sativa cultivar DH55 chromosome 6, Cs, whole genome shotgun sequence genomic DNA includes:
- the LOC104790596 gene encoding transcription factor MYB24-like, protein MLDWGVQGHHQKHDHDPYQQQQQQQGCRKGPWTLEEDKLLAEYVTTHGEGRWSTVAKCAGLNRSGKSCRLRWVNYLRPGLKRGQITPQEEGIILELHSLWGNKWSTIARYLPGRTDNEIKNYWRTHYKKKETSSSKQEKVKRSQSRKQEVELKPQPQAQPQSHPFQLVSRDHMNLENEQNVASSLYYPTSVFNDQFSMPQSVATTSSDHSMIDESHLWGNLWNLNDDDLHGFGDGSGQRIPADLSEKFPDGGIEALSCGSGDCSYNGFYMGGYIF, encoded by the exons ATGCTTGATTGGGGAGTTCAAGGCCATCATCAAAAGCATGATCATGATCcttatcaacaacaacagcaacaacaaggaTGTAGAAAGGGACCATGGACACTTGAAGAAGACAAACTTCTTGCAGAGTATGTTACTACGCATGGTGAAGGAAGATGGAGCACTGTTGCTAAGTGTGCAG GGTTGAATAGAAGTGGTAAGAGCTGTAGACTAAGGTGGGTGAACTACTTGAGGCCAGGACTTAAGAGAGGACAAATCACTCCTCAAGAAGAAGGAATCATCCTTGAACTTCATTCCCTTTGGGGTAACAA gtgGTCTACAATCGCAAGATATTTACCAGGACGAACAGATAATGAGATTAAAAACTATTGGAGAACACattacaagaaaaaggaaacatcATCTTCGAAGcaagaaaaagttaaaagatcTCAATCCCGGAAACAAGAAGTAGAACTGAAACCACAACCACAAGCACAACCTCAAAGTCACCCCTTTCAGCTAGTGTCCCGAGACCACATGAATCTCGAGAACGAGCAAAACGTAGCTTCCTCTTTGTATTACCCGACTAGTGTCTTCAATGACCAATTCTCTATGCCACAAAGTGTTGCAACAACCTCATCCGACCACTCTATGATCGATGAAAGTCACCTGTGGGGCAACTTGTGGAATCTAAACGACGATGATCTGCATGGTTTTGGTGATGGCTCAGGACAGAGGATACCTGCAGATTTATCTGAGAAGTTTCCCGATGGTGGAATCGAGGCCCTGTCGTGTGGATCAGGGGATTGTAGTTATAATGGCTTTTACATGGGtggttatattttttaa
- the LOC104698772 gene encoding glutathione S-transferase T3-like, with protein sequence MNSQNDSIGSDNPILTNTSSSQPVHFNSTFSSQPLHFSPAQESEDCIELTVDENEKDEGRGIRKRWSAEEDINLISAWLNTSKDPVVSNEQQLQSFWKRVADYYKENDGSSVSIARGHSQCKARWNKINRLVNKFVGCYAQASSRRKSGESKDDVLRLAYEFFKNDMDKPFMLGHCWRELKHDQKWITEECNHKRTKLASDGAGAYSPGECKDGSEMRPPRVKVAKKKGKKPAVSIDVEDGYVVKLDKIIAMKDQEQAAKERNSKMRLLDSLLNKTELTPTEALLRDKLVLGQHSKESREGKHVGLQIFSVVC encoded by the exons ATGAATTCTCAAAACGATTCTATCGGTTCAGATAATCCGATTCTTACAAATACATCCTCTTCTCAGCCTGTCCATTTTAACTCTACCTTCTCTTCTCAGCCACTTCACTTTAGCCCGGCACAAGAGTCTGAAGACTGTATCGAGTTAACGGTTGATGAGAATGAAAAAGACGAAGGAAGAGGAATTAGAAAGCGGTGGAGTGCAGAGGAGGATATCAACCTAATTAGCGCTTGGTTGAACACAAGCAAGGATCCAGTTGTAAGTAATGAGCAGCAGCTTCAAAGTTTCTGGAAGAGGGTTGCTGACTACTACAAAGAAAACGATGGCTCATCTGTTTCAATAGCAAGAGGGCATTCACAATGTAAGGCTAGGTGGAACAAGATAAACCGTCTAGTCAATAAGTTTGTGGGGTGTTATGCACAAGCGAGTTCAAGGAGAAAGAGTGGAGAATCAAAAGATGATGTATTGAGATTGGCGTATGAGTTTTTTAAGAACGACATGGACAAGCCATTTATGCTAGGACATTGCTGGAGGGAATTGAAgcatgatcagaaatggatcaCAGAGGAGTGTAACCATAAGCGGACTAAACTCGCTTCAGATGGAGCAGGAGCATACTCACCCGGAGAGTGCAAGGATGGATCCGAGATGAGACCTCCGAGGGTTAAAGTTGCtaagaaaaaagggaagaaaccgGCTGTTAGTATTGATGTGGAGGATGGGTATGTGGTTAAGTTGGATAAGATAATAGCAATGAAGGATCAAGAACAAGCGGCTAAAGAGAGGAACAGCAAAATGAGACTGCTAGACAGCCTCCTTAACAAGACTGAACTAACACCCACTGAAGCCCTACTTAGAGACAAATTG gttttgggaCAACATAGTAAGGAGTCTCGTGAAGGGAAACATGTTGGCTTGCAGATATTTAGTGTTGTGTGTTGA